From the Primulina tabacum isolate GXHZ01 chromosome 15, ASM2559414v2, whole genome shotgun sequence genome, one window contains:
- the LOC142527903 gene encoding cytochrome b-c1 complex subunit 6-like — MSDEEPVDPKKEFEDRCKAPCTRPLKEYQACAKRIQGDESGHKHCTGQYFDYWRCVDKCVATKLFAHLK, encoded by the exons AT GTCAGACGAAGAGCCTGTAGATCCAAAGAAGGAATTTGAAGACCGATGTAAGGCGCCATGTACACGGCCACTGAAGGAATATCAG GCGTGTGCTAAAAGAATTCAAGGGGACGAATCTGGGCACAAGCACTGCACTGGGCAATATTTTGATTATTGGCGCTGTGTTGACAAATGC GTCGCTACTAAGCTATTTGCTCATCTTAAATGA